The following coding sequences are from one uncultured Desulfobacter sp. window:
- the larE gene encoding ATP-dependent sacrificial sulfur transferase LarE produces MGNNVGDWKAAGQALQVRNENFSRLFDRLKDFSGVAIAFSGGADSAFLLAAARIAGLKTIVPVTVVSDFFTDREKARVARLGRYLSIRPILVPVNILDDAKVARNTDRRCYFCKRFLFSKVAAVAKERGVGILLHGANMDDLQEIRPGMEAARELGFRSPLVEAGFTKEQIRTCSKALGLETWNLPAQSCLATRIPQGDIITKEKLKRVELAEACLHGLGIGQVRVRCHGDLARIEADPDALQDFVHPKLRQKVVQGVKRAGFHFVSLDLEGYGAASRV; encoded by the coding sequence ATGGGCAATAATGTGGGTGATTGGAAGGCGGCCGGCCAGGCGTTGCAGGTCAGAAATGAAAACTTTTCTCGTCTGTTTGATCGGTTAAAAGATTTTTCGGGGGTGGCCATTGCCTTTTCCGGTGGTGCGGATTCGGCCTTTCTGCTTGCCGCCGCACGTATTGCAGGATTAAAAACGATCGTACCTGTCACCGTCGTCTCTGATTTTTTTACGGATCGAGAAAAGGCCCGGGTGGCTCGTTTGGGGCGTTATTTAAGTATTCGCCCCATTCTTGTCCCTGTAAATATTCTGGATGATGCCAAGGTGGCCCGGAATACGGACAGGCGTTGTTATTTTTGTAAACGATTTCTATTTTCCAAAGTTGCAGCTGTGGCAAAGGAACGCGGGGTGGGCATCTTGCTTCACGGCGCAAATATGGACGATTTGCAGGAAATTCGGCCGGGCATGGAAGCGGCTCGGGAGTTGGGGTTTAGATCGCCTTTGGTGGAGGCAGGGTTTACAAAAGAGCAGATACGGACATGCTCGAAGGCGCTGGGTCTTGAAACCTGGAATTTGCCTGCCCAATCCTGTTTGGCCACCCGTATCCCCCAGGGGGATATCATCACCAAAGAAAAATTAAAAAGGGTTGAACTGGCCGAAGCCTGCCTCCATGGATTGGGGATTGGCCAAGTGCGGGTGCGATGTCATGGGGATTTAGCCCGAATTGAAGCAGATCCTGATGCGTTACAAGATTTTGTGCATCCGAAGCTAAGGCAAAAAGTGGTCCAGGGGGTTAAACGTGCGGGATTTCATTTCGTATCCCTTGATCTGGAAGGTTATGGGGCGGCGTCCAGGGTGTAG
- the ndk gene encoding nucleoside-diphosphate kinase yields the protein MERTLSIIKPDGVEKNVIGEVIKRFETNGIKIAAMKMIHLSKTQAQGFYAVHKERPFFDSLTDFMTSGPIVVMVLEGEDVIAKNRKLMGATNFKEAEEGTIRKDYATDIEKNVVHGSDAPETAAFEIGYFFNDLELHTR from the coding sequence GTGGAGAGAACCTTATCCATTATCAAGCCTGACGGTGTAGAAAAAAACGTCATTGGCGAAGTCATCAAACGTTTTGAAACCAACGGCATTAAAATCGCGGCCATGAAAATGATCCACCTGAGCAAAACCCAGGCCCAGGGATTTTATGCTGTTCACAAGGAACGTCCTTTTTTCGACAGCCTGACCGATTTCATGACATCAGGCCCCATTGTTGTAATGGTGCTTGAAGGCGAAGATGTTATCGCAAAAAATAGAAAATTAATGGGCGCCACAAACTTCAAAGAAGCAGAAGAAGGCACCATCCGCAAAGACTATGCCACGGACATTGAAAAAAATGTTGTCCACGGTTCTGATGCCCCGGAAACTGCCGCATTTGAAATAGGTTATTTTTTCAACGACCTGGAACTGCATACCCGTTAG
- the coaE gene encoding dephospho-CoA kinase (Dephospho-CoA kinase (CoaE) performs the final step in coenzyme A biosynthesis.) produces MSKDNLNQRWGTMLKIGVTGSAGSGKSLVCEGFRRIGLVTLDCDKIAKQVVAPGQAAYDLVVKAFGSKIIAADGTLDRPELRRMIVAAKENREKLESILHPIIINETVRQMDDAVNSQQMSCAVEVPLLFELGMAHLFDLVVVVTAADRTLVDRISCRDGVDRESAQKLLDIQMPQSEKVRMADYIIENSGEPETVFASVEVLYRKLVNQRLTKKS; encoded by the coding sequence ATGAGTAAAGATAATCTAAATCAACGATGGGGCACAATGCTTAAAATTGGTGTAACCGGGTCTGCGGGATCAGGGAAAAGTCTTGTGTGTGAGGGGTTTCGGCGTATCGGTTTGGTTACGCTGGATTGTGATAAAATTGCAAAGCAAGTGGTGGCGCCGGGTCAGGCCGCATATGATCTGGTGGTCAAGGCGTTTGGGTCTAAGATTATAGCGGCGGACGGCACCTTGGATCGCCCGGAGCTGCGACGTATGATTGTTGCTGCAAAAGAGAACCGGGAAAAGCTTGAATCTATATTGCATCCTATAATTATCAATGAAACGGTTCGGCAGATGGATGACGCTGTCAATTCACAGCAAATGTCTTGTGCTGTTGAGGTCCCTCTTTTGTTTGAGCTTGGCATGGCGCATCTTTTTGATCTGGTTGTGGTGGTGACGGCTGCGGATCGTACGCTTGTTGACCGGATCTCCTGTCGGGACGGTGTGGATCGTGAAAGCGCCCAAAAGCTTTTGGATATTCAGATGCCCCAGTCCGAAAAGGTCCGAATGGCTGACTATATCATTGAAAATAGTGGCGAGCCGGAAACTGTTTTTGCATCAGTGGAAGTTTTGTATCGAAAACTTGTCAATCAGCGCTTGACAAAAAAATCATAA
- the rho gene encoding transcription termination factor Rho: MNLVELNKMKISELTKLAKKYNIQGIGGLKKQELIFALLQANIEESGQIYGEGTLEILPDGFGFLRAPGYNYLPGPDDIYVSPSQIRRFNLRTGDTISGQVRQPKDSERYFALLKVEAVNFMNPEMAAETILFDNLLPLYPERKMNLEAEPDNYSTRVIDLMSPIGFGQRGLIVSPPKAGKTMLLQNIANSMIQAHKNIVPMILLIDERPEEVTDMARSVDAEVISSTFDEPAERHVQVAEMVIEKAKRIVEQGHDVVILLDSITRLARAYNAVMPPSGKILSGGVDSNALDRPKRFFGAARNIEEGGSLTIIATALVDTGSRMDEVIFEEFKGTGNMELVLDRKLADKRVFPAIDMNRSGTRKEELLLDPEVLNRVWILRKLLSSLNSVDAMQFLLEKMNGTKDNKEFLEMMNS; encoded by the coding sequence ATGAATCTTGTAGAACTCAATAAGATGAAAATCAGTGAGCTGACCAAGCTTGCCAAAAAATACAATATTCAGGGTATTGGCGGCCTTAAGAAGCAGGAACTGATTTTTGCCTTGCTCCAGGCTAATATTGAAGAAAGCGGCCAGATTTACGGTGAGGGCACCTTGGAAATCCTTCCGGACGGGTTTGGTTTTCTAAGGGCGCCTGGGTACAACTATCTGCCTGGTCCCGACGATATTTATGTCTCTCCCTCCCAGATTCGACGGTTTAATCTGCGCACCGGAGATACCATTTCCGGGCAGGTTCGGCAGCCAAAGGATTCCGAGCGGTATTTTGCATTGCTGAAGGTGGAGGCCGTGAATTTCATGAATCCTGAAATGGCGGCTGAGACCATTTTGTTTGACAATCTTTTGCCGTTATATCCGGAACGTAAAATGAATCTTGAGGCTGAGCCTGATAACTATTCCACGCGGGTTATTGATCTGATGTCTCCCATTGGATTCGGCCAGCGCGGTCTTATCGTGTCGCCGCCTAAGGCCGGTAAAACCATGCTGCTCCAGAATATTGCCAATTCTATGATCCAGGCCCATAAAAACATTGTTCCCATGATTCTGCTCATAGATGAACGCCCTGAAGAGGTGACGGATATGGCACGTTCCGTCGATGCCGAAGTCATCTCCTCTACCTTTGATGAGCCTGCCGAGCGTCATGTGCAGGTGGCTGAGATGGTCATTGAAAAAGCCAAAAGAATCGTGGAGCAGGGACATGATGTGGTGATCCTCTTAGATAGTATAACGCGCCTTGCAAGGGCCTACAACGCCGTGATGCCGCCTTCGGGGAAAATTTTGTCCGGTGGCGTGGACTCCAATGCCCTTGATCGTCCAAAGCGGTTTTTTGGTGCGGCGCGAAACATAGAGGAGGGGGGGAGCTTGACAATTATTGCCACCGCCCTTGTTGATACGGGCTCCAGGATGGACGAAGTTATTTTTGAGGAGTTCAAGGGCACGGGTAATATGGAGCTTGTGCTTGATCGAAAGTTGGCGGACAAGCGTGTGTTCCCCGCCATTGATATGAACCGTTCGGGTACCCGAAAAGAGGAATTGCTCCTTGATCCGGAAGTCTTGAATCGCGTCTGGATTTTAAGAAAATTGCTCTCAAGTTTAAATTCTGTGGACGCAATGCAGTTTTTACTTGAAAAAATGAACGGAACAAAGGATAATAAAGAGTTTCTTGAGATGATGAATTCATAG
- the rpmE gene encoding 50S ribosomal protein L31 — protein sequence MKKDIHPNYTKTTASCACGATFDISSTKENIKVEICSQCHPFFTGKQKLVDSAGRIDRFKKKYAGFDASKLV from the coding sequence ATGAAAAAAGACATCCATCCGAACTACACAAAGACGACAGCATCCTGTGCCTGCGGCGCAACATTTGACATCAGTTCCACCAAAGAGAACATCAAGGTGGAAATTTGTTCCCAGTGCCATCCCTTTTTCACCGGCAAGCAGAAACTGGTTGACTCTGCCGGTCGTATTGATCGCTTTAAGAAAAAATATGCAGGGTTTGACGCAAGCAAACTGGTTTAG
- the prfA gene encoding peptide chain release factor 1 — protein MIEKLKGIEERFIKIEHLLSDPDVMADQKKYQAYLKEHGELNKIVPVFREYEGAEGELKEAKDLLKDSDPDIRAMAKEEIPVLESRIAELNDKLNVLLMPKDPRDDKNVILEIRAGTGGEEAGIFTGDLFRMYTRYAESKHWKIEIIEKNDSAAGGFKEVVSMVQGKGAYSQFKYESGIHRVQRVPDTETQGRVHTSAVTVAVLPEAEDVDIDINPADLKVDVFRSSGPGGQSVNTTDSAVRITHIPTGVVATCQDEKSQHKNKAKAMNVLKSRILDAKIQEEEAKRAADRKGQVGTGDRSGRIRTYNFPQGRMTDHRIGLTLYRLDSVMEGDIQEIIDALRAHNQALALKEN, from the coding sequence ATGATTGAAAAATTAAAAGGTATTGAAGAACGATTTATAAAAATCGAGCATCTGCTCAGTGATCCGGACGTTATGGCGGATCAGAAAAAGTACCAGGCGTATCTAAAAGAACACGGTGAATTGAACAAAATTGTGCCGGTGTTTCGGGAATATGAGGGTGCAGAAGGAGAGCTTAAGGAGGCCAAGGACCTTCTCAAGGACAGCGACCCCGACATCCGGGCCATGGCCAAGGAAGAGATCCCGGTGCTTGAATCCAGGATTGCAGAGCTGAACGATAAACTTAATGTCCTTTTGATGCCCAAAGATCCCAGAGATGATAAAAACGTTATTCTGGAAATCCGGGCCGGCACCGGCGGTGAAGAGGCTGGTATTTTTACCGGAGATCTTTTCCGCATGTACACAAGGTACGCAGAGTCCAAACACTGGAAGATTGAAATCATTGAGAAAAACGATTCGGCTGCCGGTGGGTTTAAGGAGGTGGTCTCCATGGTGCAGGGCAAAGGCGCCTATTCCCAGTTTAAATATGAAAGTGGTATTCATCGGGTTCAGCGGGTCCCCGATACTGAAACCCAGGGGCGCGTTCACACCTCGGCGGTAACTGTGGCGGTACTGCCCGAAGCCGAGGACGTGGATATTGACATCAATCCTGCGGATCTGAAAGTGGATGTGTTTCGTTCCTCCGGTCCTGGCGGCCAGTCTGTGAATACCACGGATTCCGCTGTGCGTATTACCCATATCCCCACAGGTGTTGTGGCCACCTGCCAGGATGAAAAATCCCAGCATAAAAATAAGGCCAAGGCCATGAATGTTCTCAAATCCCGTATTCTGGACGCCAAGATCCAGGAAGAGGAAGCCAAGCGGGCTGCGGATCGGAAAGGGCAGGTGGGGACGGGTGATCGGTCCGGCCGTATTCGTACCTATAATTTCCCCCAAGGCCGGATGACCGATCATCGCATCGGCTTGACGCTGTATCGGTTGGACAGTGTTATGGAAGGCGATATTCAGGAAATTATTGATGCCTTGAGAGCGCACAATCAGGCCCTTGCTCTGAAAGAAAATTAG
- the prmC gene encoding peptide chain release factor N(5)-glutamine methyltransferase, with product MDVWTIKSILSWTDGYFSQHNIDSPRLTAEILLAQVLGLRRLDLYLQHDRPLEKQELADFKVLIQRRIAREPVAYITGRKGFFKDQFQVAPGVLIPRPDTETLVETAVGILSEMEACGRQGQVIELGVGSGAVIVSIANACKSHRYFGSDFSWDALSVACANVKAFAQTPVSLFRGDWLAAVALQPMFDLILSNPPYIPSADIETLEPEVKDHEPRQALDGGADGLDAIRLILAQAGDRLLPSGCLILEIGYDQKPLIKSLVEGVSWVSELDFVKDLAGHHRLAVFKK from the coding sequence ATGGATGTCTGGACCATAAAATCCATTCTTTCCTGGACAGACGGCTATTTTTCCCAGCACAATATTGACAGCCCCAGGCTAACAGCTGAAATTCTTTTGGCGCAAGTCCTGGGGCTGCGTCGTCTTGATCTCTATCTCCAGCATGACCGGCCCCTTGAGAAACAGGAACTCGCGGATTTTAAGGTTCTTATCCAGCGGCGGATTGCAAGGGAACCTGTGGCTTATATTACGGGCCGCAAGGGTTTTTTTAAGGATCAGTTTCAGGTTGCGCCGGGCGTGCTTATCCCCAGGCCGGATACGGAAACCCTTGTGGAGACCGCTGTGGGGATATTGTCGGAAATGGAAGCATGCGGAAGACAGGGTCAGGTGATAGAGCTTGGCGTTGGATCCGGTGCGGTGATTGTTTCCATTGCCAATGCCTGTAAAAGCCATCGCTATTTCGGCAGTGATTTTTCCTGGGATGCGCTTTCAGTGGCCTGTGCCAATGTTAAGGCGTTTGCTCAAACCCCGGTGTCGTTATTTAGAGGTGATTGGCTTGCCGCGGTGGCACTGCAGCCGATGTTTGATTTGATTTTATCCAACCCGCCATACATTCCCAGTGCTGATATTGAAACTTTAGAGCCCGAGGTGAAAGATCATGAGCCTCGTCAGGCATTGGATGGGGGGGCTGATGGCCTGGATGCCATTCGGTTGATTCTTGCCCAGGCCGGCGACAGGCTTTTACCTTCCGGGTGTCTGATTCTTGAGATTGGATACGATCAGAAACCATTGATCAAAAGCCTTGTCGAAGGCGTTTCCTGGGTGAGTGAATTGGATTTTGTCAAGGATCTTGCCGGGCATCATCGGTTGGCTGTTTTTAAAAAATAA
- the rpsB gene encoding 30S ribosomal protein S2, with the protein MAYITIKELLEAGVHFGHQTKRWNPKMKRYIFGARNGIYIIDLQQTVKLYRQAHDFIKNIAANGGDVMFVGTKKQASEAIYEEANRAESYYVENRWLGGMLTNFQTIKNNISRFHFLNSIENDGTLENYPKKEQAKMLKDKAKLEFAIGGISNMKKLPAALFIIDSKNETIAVKEAKRLGIPIVAVVDTNCDPDDIDYVIPGNDDAIRSIRLFASRVADAVIEGRQIWEERQRAQSDKEDGGGKSADSLNEQIGVEVVSDGTDGPVIEKIKRKTSAETSEVQEPAAAE; encoded by the coding sequence ATGGCTTACATTACGATTAAAGAATTACTGGAAGCAGGGGTACATTTCGGGCATCAAACCAAACGCTGGAATCCCAAAATGAAACGGTACATTTTTGGTGCCAGAAACGGTATTTACATTATCGATCTTCAGCAGACCGTTAAATTGTACAGACAGGCCCACGATTTTATTAAAAATATTGCTGCAAATGGTGGCGACGTGATGTTTGTGGGAACAAAAAAACAGGCGTCCGAGGCCATCTACGAAGAAGCCAACAGAGCCGAAAGCTATTACGTTGAAAATCGCTGGTTAGGCGGCATGCTGACCAACTTCCAGACCATTAAAAACAATATCTCCCGCTTCCATTTTCTAAATTCCATTGAAAATGACGGCACCCTGGAAAACTATCCGAAAAAAGAGCAGGCAAAAATGCTCAAAGACAAGGCAAAACTGGAGTTTGCCATCGGCGGTATTTCCAACATGAAAAAATTGCCTGCCGCGTTGTTCATCATTGATTCCAAAAATGAGACCATTGCCGTAAAAGAGGCAAAACGCCTGGGGATTCCAATTGTTGCCGTGGTTGATACAAACTGTGATCCCGACGATATCGATTATGTTATACCCGGCAATGATGATGCTATTCGTTCCATACGTCTGTTCGCCTCCCGGGTGGCCGATGCCGTAATCGAAGGCCGCCAGATCTGGGAAGAACGCCAGCGTGCCCAATCCGATAAGGAAGACGGTGGCGGTAAATCTGCTGATTCGTTAAACGAACAAATTGGGGTTGAGGTCGTTTCTGACGGTACCGACGGGCCAGTTATTGAAAAAATCAAAAGAAAGACCTCTGCGGAAACTTCAGAAGTCCAGGAGCCTGCCGCTGCTGAATAG
- the tsf gene encoding translation elongation factor Ts: MAEITAQMVKELREATGSGIMDCKKVLAEADGNMDKAIELLRKKGLAKAAKRAGRSTSEGIVYSYIHTGAKLGVLVEVNCESDFVAKTEDFENFAKDIAMHIAAANPAGLVPEDVDQSVIEKEREIYRAQMLEEGKPENIIDKIVDGKVEKFYKEVCLLSQQYIKDPQKTIEDVLKETIGKIGENIQIKRFARFQIGD; the protein is encoded by the coding sequence ATGGCTGAAATTACTGCACAAATGGTAAAGGAGCTTCGTGAAGCCACCGGTTCGGGAATTATGGACTGCAAAAAAGTCCTGGCCGAGGCGGACGGGAATATGGATAAGGCGATTGAACTCTTGCGTAAAAAAGGCCTGGCCAAAGCCGCCAAGCGCGCAGGACGCTCCACCAGCGAGGGTATCGTTTACTCATATATCCATACCGGTGCAAAACTGGGTGTGCTTGTTGAAGTGAACTGCGAATCTGATTTTGTGGCAAAAACCGAAGATTTTGAAAATTTTGCCAAAGATATTGCCATGCACATTGCTGCTGCCAATCCGGCCGGACTGGTTCCCGAAGACGTGGACCAATCTGTTATTGAAAAAGAGCGTGAAATTTACCGTGCTCAGATGCTGGAAGAAGGAAAACCCGAAAATATCATTGATAAAATCGTGGACGGGAAGGTGGAAAAATTCTACAAGGAAGTCTGCCTGCTGAGCCAGCAATATATTAAAGATCCCCAGAAAACAATCGAAGATGTACTCAAGGAAACCATCGGAAAGATCGGCGAAAATATCCAGATTAAAAGATTTGCACGCTTTCAGATAGGAGACTAA
- the pyrH gene encoding UMP kinase: MDTKPEFQRVLIKLSGEALMGNQGFGITPEMINYVAGEVAKVFHLGLEISIVVGGGNIFRGVAGSSAGMDRTSADNMGMLATVINSLALCDALEKHDIPTRVQSAIRMDRVAEPFIRRRAIRHLEKGRVVIFAAGTGNPYFTTDTAAVLRANEVRAQILFKATQVDGVYDKDPHVHDDAVMFDKLSYMRVIEKQLHVMDMTAISLAMEHDLPLQVLNLHKADNIYKAATGGGIGTRIYNK, translated from the coding sequence TTGGATACGAAACCTGAGTTTCAACGGGTTCTGATCAAGTTAAGTGGCGAAGCCCTGATGGGTAATCAGGGCTTCGGCATTACGCCCGAGATGATAAATTATGTGGCTGGCGAAGTGGCCAAGGTGTTTCATCTGGGTTTGGAAATTTCAATTGTTGTGGGGGGCGGCAACATCTTTCGTGGTGTGGCAGGATCCTCTGCCGGCATGGATCGGACGTCCGCCGACAATATGGGCATGCTTGCCACTGTGATTAACAGCCTGGCACTGTGTGATGCCCTGGAAAAACATGATATTCCCACAAGGGTCCAGTCTGCCATCCGCATGGACAGGGTGGCGGAACCTTTTATTCGCAGACGTGCCATTCGTCATCTGGAAAAGGGCCGGGTGGTTATTTTTGCCGCCGGTACTGGTAACCCTTACTTTACAACGGACACGGCTGCTGTTCTTCGCGCCAACGAGGTCCGTGCCCAGATCCTTTTTAAGGCCACCCAGGTGGACGGGGTGTATGACAAAGATCCCCATGTCCATGATGATGCCGTAATGTTTGATAAGCTCTCATATATGCGGGTCATTGAAAAGCAGCTTCATGTTATGGATATGACGGCCATCTCCCTTGCCATGGAACACGATCTTCCCTTACAGGTGCTCAACCTGCACAAGGCCGACAATATCTATAAGGCGGCCACAGGTGGGGGAATCGGTACACGGATTTATAATAAATAA
- the frr gene encoding ribosome recycling factor, with the protein MINEVLEETKDRMGKSEKAFETELGKVRTGRASQSMLDNVRVDYYGTQTPLPQMATVSVPESRLLTVKPWDASVINEVEKAILKANIGLTPSNDGKLIRISIPPLTEERRKEIVKSVGKTCEEFKVAVRNIRRDANEMLKDLQKEGDISEDDCFKAQKQVQDLTDVSIKKLDDIFAVKEKEILEV; encoded by the coding sequence ATGATTAATGAGGTGCTTGAAGAAACCAAAGACCGCATGGGAAAATCCGAGAAAGCCTTTGAAACCGAACTTGGCAAAGTGCGCACCGGTAGAGCTTCCCAGTCCATGCTTGACAACGTCAGGGTTGACTACTACGGCACACAGACCCCACTTCCCCAGATGGCCACCGTATCTGTTCCGGAAAGTCGTCTGCTCACGGTAAAACCGTGGGATGCTTCAGTGATCAATGAGGTGGAAAAAGCGATATTAAAAGCAAATATCGGCCTGACGCCTTCCAATGACGGTAAATTGATTCGCATCTCCATCCCGCCCTTGACCGAAGAGCGCAGAAAAGAGATTGTAAAAAGCGTGGGCAAAACCTGTGAAGAGTTCAAGGTGGCCGTCAGGAATATCCGGCGGGACGCCAACGAGATGCTCAAGGATTTGCAAAAAGAGGGTGATATCTCCGAAGACGACTGCTTCAAAGCCCAGAAGCAGGTCCAGGATCTCACCGACGTTTCCATTAAGAAACTGGATGACATTTTTGCCGTCAAGGAAAAAGAGATCCTTGAAGTATGA
- a CDS encoding isoprenyl transferase, giving the protein MKYDPNIQVPDGLNLDRIPAHVAFIMDGNGRWAKKRLMNRVKGHEQGAQTVEDVVMAARELGIDVLTLYAFSTENWARPKAEVKALMHLLKRFLKNKTQDLQNKNIRLNILGQVERLPDDVRKQAEQAMAETQHNSAMILNLALSYGAREEITIGVQRIADKIKSGALNPEDITDKTVSDHLYTAGMPDPDLIVRTSGEVRLSNFLMWQAAYSELVFTPTLWPDFSKQEFHQILIDYQQRDRRFGKV; this is encoded by the coding sequence TTGAAGTATGATCCGAATATTCAGGTGCCTGACGGACTAAATTTAGACCGGATTCCCGCCCATGTGGCTTTTATCATGGACGGGAACGGGCGCTGGGCAAAAAAACGGCTGATGAACCGGGTAAAAGGCCATGAGCAGGGGGCCCAAACCGTTGAAGACGTTGTTATGGCGGCCAGGGAACTGGGCATTGACGTGCTTACCTTGTATGCATTTTCCACGGAAAACTGGGCACGACCCAAGGCAGAGGTCAAGGCACTGATGCATCTGCTCAAACGGTTTCTCAAAAATAAAACCCAAGATCTTCAAAACAAAAACATCCGGTTAAATATTTTAGGTCAGGTTGAACGGCTTCCCGACGATGTGAGAAAGCAGGCTGAGCAGGCCATGGCCGAGACACAGCATAACTCGGCCATGATTTTGAATCTGGCATTAAGCTACGGGGCCCGGGAAGAAATTACCATCGGGGTTCAGCGAATTGCGGATAAAATTAAATCCGGCGCCCTGAATCCCGAAGATATTACGGATAAAACGGTTTCCGACCACCTCTATACAGCCGGCATGCCTGATCCGGATCTTATTGTCCGTACATCCGGCGAAGTCAGGCTTTCAAATTTTTTGATGTGGCAGGCTGCATATTCCGAACTGGTTTTTACCCCGACGCTTTGGCCTGATTTTTCCAAGCAGGAGTTCCATCAGATTTTAATTGATTACCAGCAGCGGGACAGACGCTTCGGAAAGGTATGA
- a CDS encoding phosphatidate cytidylyltransferase, with translation MMQHFKRWLTAFILTPLVLWAILKGSLLLFGSLVSVVSIFAIHEYFDIICANDTEPVPLTTRLISYGACGALVIGACLGSWPILFFILALDMLALCVFVLARFSSLPHIFDLVSRQMLGVVYIPLSLALLVFIRNSDAGALWVIWLLIVCFANDTGALYVGTFKGERKLSPNISPNKTIEGAVGGLAVSVTAGVVFNLIFFQDAGLAFRSIPCALCIAVAGQIGDLFESAMKRVGQIKDSGKILPGHGGMLDRIDGLLLAIPVFYFFTVFVL, from the coding sequence ATGATGCAGCATTTCAAACGGTGGCTTACGGCATTCATTCTCACCCCTCTTGTGCTTTGGGCCATTCTCAAAGGATCTCTACTGTTGTTTGGGTCCCTGGTATCCGTGGTTTCAATTTTTGCGATCCATGAATATTTTGATATCATCTGTGCCAATGATACCGAACCTGTTCCTCTAACGACTCGCCTGATCTCCTATGGGGCTTGCGGGGCATTGGTCATTGGGGCATGCCTTGGGTCCTGGCCGATTCTGTTTTTCATCCTTGCCTTGGATATGCTGGCCCTTTGCGTATTTGTTCTGGCGCGTTTTTCCAGTTTGCCCCATATCTTTGATCTGGTGTCCCGGCAGATGCTCGGTGTCGTCTATATCCCTTTATCCCTGGCTCTTTTAGTTTTTATCCGGAATTCGGACGCAGGCGCTTTGTGGGTGATCTGGCTGCTCATTGTCTGTTTTGCCAATGATACAGGCGCCTTGTATGTAGGTACGTTCAAGGGTGAACGTAAGCTTTCCCCGAACATCAGTCCCAATAAAACCATAGAAGGGGCTGTGGGGGGACTGGCGGTCTCGGTAACGGCCGGAGTTGTGTTCAACCTGATTTTTTTTCAGGATGCGGGGCTTGCCTTTCGTAGTATTCCCTGCGCTTTGTGTATTGCCGTTGCCGGTCAGATCGGCGACTTGTTTGAGTCTGCCATGAAACGGGTAGGGCAGATCAAAGATTCTGGAAAAATCCTGCCGGGTCACGGCGGTATGCTGGATCGCATTGACGGGTTGCTTCTGGCCATCCCGGTATTTTATTTTTTTACGGTGTTTGTGCTGTGA